One Lysobacter enzymogenes DNA segment encodes these proteins:
- a CDS encoding glycine cleavage system protein R yields the protein MLTCSRGPRPGRRSFSEPTSAPLAGAALTDSASRPSPNDNHLLINAYTTHPESPLLSVTRRIADSGCNLVDARLATVGRDVSVTALAQGSWDSVAKLEAMMARLEREEGLKLVWYRTGAKQVQSNLLPYIVEVVAADKPGILFQLADFFDRQGITIESLHCSRYRAMQTGADMFSAQITIGVPSSMHIAALRDDFLEFCDHLNLDAIMDPMKF from the coding sequence ATGCTGACCTGCAGTCGCGGCCCGCGCCCGGGCCGCCGTTCATTCTCCGAGCCGACATCCGCTCCCCTTGCAGGCGCCGCCTTGACCGATTCCGCTTCCCGGCCGTCGCCGAACGATAACCACCTCCTGATCAACGCCTATACGACGCATCCGGAGTCGCCGCTGCTGTCGGTGACCCGCCGCATCGCCGACTCGGGCTGCAATCTCGTCGACGCGCGCCTGGCCACGGTCGGCCGCGACGTGTCGGTGACCGCGCTGGCCCAGGGCTCGTGGGATTCGGTCGCCAAGCTCGAAGCCATGATGGCCCGGCTGGAGCGCGAGGAAGGCCTCAAGCTGGTGTGGTACCGCACCGGCGCCAAGCAGGTGCAGTCCAACCTGCTGCCCTACATCGTCGAAGTCGTCGCCGCGGACAAGCCCGGCATCCTGTTCCAGCTGGCCGACTTCTTCGACCGCCAGGGCATCACCATCGAAAGCCTGCACTGCTCGCGGTACCGCGCGATGCAGACCGGGGCGGACATGTTCTCGGCCCAGATCACGATCGGCGTGCCTTCGAGCATGCACATCGCCGCGCTGCGCGACGATTTCCTCGAGTTCTGCGACCACTTGAACCTGGACGCCATCATGGATCCGATGAAGTTCTGA
- a CDS encoding PhoH family protein, producing MTRSKRIYVLDTNVLMHDPTALFKFEEHDVYLPMQVIEELDNGKKGTSEASRNARQVSRFLNELIEAEGTDKISSGISLVRPQGLQLRGAQSIGKLRFQTDSFDAGKRFGTVIPDNHILGAVLALKESDPGAPVVLVSKDINLRIKASIAGIVSEDYENDRALDDFSLLYTGATALPEDFWQRHGKDLKSWTEKGRTFYEIGRTDNDDWYPNQFLYLPGDDESELKVTKVGEERVTLQIVDDFRHHQHSVWGIAARNREQNFALNALMDPEIDFVTLLGTAGTGKTLLALAAGLAQTMDQQRYREIIMTRATVSVGEDIGFLPGTEEEKMTPWMGALTDNLEVLTHNQDGGAWGRAATNDLLASRIKIRSMNFMRGRTFLSRWLILDEAQNLTPKQMKTLITRAGPGTKIVCLGNVEQIDTPYLTETTSGLTYAVDRFKGWAHSAHVTLRRGERSRLADYASEVL from the coding sequence ATGACACGAAGCAAGCGCATCTACGTGCTGGATACCAACGTGCTGATGCACGATCCCACCGCGCTGTTCAAATTCGAGGAGCACGACGTCTACCTGCCGATGCAGGTCATCGAAGAGCTCGACAACGGCAAGAAAGGCACCTCCGAAGCCAGCCGCAACGCGCGCCAGGTCAGCCGTTTCCTCAACGAGCTGATCGAGGCCGAGGGCACCGACAAGATTTCCAGCGGCATCTCGCTGGTGCGCCCGCAGGGCCTGCAGCTGCGCGGCGCGCAGAGCATCGGCAAGCTGCGTTTCCAGACCGATTCTTTCGATGCCGGCAAGCGCTTCGGCACGGTGATCCCGGACAACCACATCCTCGGCGCGGTGCTCGCGCTCAAGGAGAGCGACCCCGGCGCGCCGGTGGTGCTGGTGTCCAAGGACATCAACCTGCGGATCAAGGCGTCGATCGCCGGGATCGTGTCGGAAGACTACGAGAACGACCGCGCGCTCGACGATTTCAGCCTGCTCTACACCGGCGCCACCGCGCTGCCGGAGGATTTCTGGCAGCGCCACGGCAAGGACCTCAAGTCCTGGACCGAGAAAGGCCGCACCTTCTACGAGATCGGCCGCACCGACAACGACGACTGGTATCCCAACCAGTTCCTGTACCTGCCCGGCGACGACGAGTCCGAGCTCAAGGTGACCAAGGTCGGCGAAGAGCGCGTGACCCTGCAGATCGTCGACGACTTCCGCCATCACCAGCATTCGGTGTGGGGCATCGCCGCGCGCAACCGCGAGCAGAACTTCGCGCTCAACGCGCTGATGGACCCGGAGATCGACTTCGTCACCCTGCTCGGCACCGCCGGCACCGGCAAGACCCTGCTGGCGCTGGCCGCGGGCCTGGCGCAGACGATGGACCAGCAGCGCTACCGCGAGATCATCATGACCCGCGCCACGGTCAGCGTCGGCGAGGACATCGGCTTCCTGCCCGGCACCGAGGAAGAAAAGATGACCCCGTGGATGGGCGCGCTGACCGACAACCTGGAAGTGCTGACCCACAACCAGGACGGCGGCGCCTGGGGCCGCGCGGCGACCAACGACCTGCTCGCCTCAAGGATCAAGATCCGCTCGATGAACTTCATGCGCGGGCGCACCTTCCTCAGCCGCTGGCTGATCCTCGACGAGGCGCAGAACCTGACCCCGAAGCAGATGAAGACGCTGATCACCCGCGCCGGCCCGGGCACCAAGATCGTCTGCCTCGGCAACGTCGAGCAGATCGATACGCCGTATCTGACCGAGACCACCTCGGGCCTGACCTACGCGGTCGACCGCTTCAAGGGCTGGGCGCACAGCGCGCACGTGACCCTGCGCCGCGGCGAGCGCTCGCGCCTGGCCGATTACGCCTCGGAAGTGCTGTAG
- the panD gene encoding aspartate 1-decarboxylase, translating into MQLNLLKAKIHRATVTHAELHYEGSCAIDGRLLDISGIREYEMVHIYNINSGHRFSTYAIRGEEGSGVISVNGAAAHKAQPGDLVIICAYGICDEAEAAKYKPTLVYVDRDNQLTHTNHSMPAQAA; encoded by the coding sequence ATGCAACTGAATCTACTCAAGGCCAAGATCCACCGCGCCACCGTCACCCACGCCGAGCTGCACTACGAAGGCTCCTGCGCGATCGACGGCCGCCTGCTCGACATCTCGGGCATCCGCGAGTACGAGATGGTGCACATCTACAACATCAACAGCGGCCACCGCTTCTCCACCTACGCCATCCGCGGCGAAGAGGGCAGCGGGGTGATCTCGGTCAACGGCGCGGCCGCGCACAAGGCCCAGCCCGGCGATCTGGTGATCATCTGCGCCTACGGCATCTGCGACGAGGCCGAGGCGGCCAAGTACAAGCCGACCCTGGTCTACGTGGACCGCGACAACCAGCTGACCCACACCAACCATTCGATGCCGGCCCAGGCCGCCTGA
- a CDS encoding DUF5625 family protein: MGSTRTLSRGLRIALAVFALALLARIGFELWADEVQGEPLDDAPIAVASGGALDARIRLRVRDSYRMQLVFLIPPDGRERLRDLLAEPVPRGGPPVSEGVVVPLRWSLSEADSGRVVAQGEPRTEGLDAWNSDMFWREAASFAAKPGWYRLRVQATRPVPELAGVTTLINVGLRPKASSSWQTEWAWFGRLLCLLLDPLLLLAGLLLAWFVGRRLWFARRAIAAPA, encoded by the coding sequence ATGGGGTCGACAAGGACGTTGTCGCGCGGGCTGCGCATCGCCCTGGCGGTATTCGCGCTCGCCCTGCTGGCGCGGATCGGCTTCGAGTTGTGGGCCGACGAGGTGCAGGGCGAGCCGCTGGACGACGCGCCGATCGCCGTCGCCAGCGGCGGCGCGCTGGATGCGCGCATCCGCCTGCGCGTGCGCGACTCCTACCGCATGCAGCTGGTGTTCCTGATCCCGCCCGACGGCCGCGAGCGACTGCGCGACCTGCTCGCCGAACCGGTGCCTCGCGGCGGCCCGCCGGTCTCCGAAGGCGTGGTGGTGCCGCTGCGCTGGTCGCTCAGCGAGGCCGACAGCGGCCGTGTCGTCGCTCAGGGCGAACCGCGGACCGAGGGCCTGGATGCCTGGAACAGCGACATGTTCTGGCGCGAAGCCGCCAGCTTCGCCGCCAAGCCGGGCTGGTACCGGCTGCGGGTCCAGGCGACCCGGCCGGTGCCGGAACTGGCCGGCGTGACGACCCTGATCAACGTCGGCCTGCGGCCCAAGGCCAGCAGCAGTTGGCAGACCGAGTGGGCCTGGTTCGGCCGCCTGCTGTGTCTGCTGCTGGACCCGCTGTTGCTGCTCGCGGGGTTGCTGTTGGCGTGGTTCGTCGGCCGCCGCCTGTGGTTCGCTCGACGCGCGATCGCCGCGCCGGCCTGA
- the fdxA gene encoding ferredoxin FdxA — translation MPFVVTENCIKCKYTDCVEVCPVDCFHEGPNFLVIDPDECIDCTLCEPECPINAIYPEDDVPAGQEAFVALNAELAQAWPVITTRKDSLPDAKEWEGKTGKIDLLER, via the coding sequence ATGCCCTTCGTCGTCACCGAGAACTGCATCAAGTGCAAGTACACCGACTGCGTGGAGGTGTGCCCGGTGGACTGTTTCCATGAAGGCCCGAATTTCCTGGTGATCGATCCGGACGAATGCATCGACTGCACCCTGTGCGAGCCGGAGTGCCCGATCAACGCGATCTACCCCGAGGACGACGTGCCCGCCGGCCAGGAGGCCTTCGTCGCGCTCAACGCCGAGCTGGCCCAGGCCTGGCCGGTGATCACCACGCGCAAGGACAGCCTGCCCGACGCCAAGGAGTGGGAAGGCAAGACCGGCAAGATCGACCTGCTGGAACGCTGA
- a CDS encoding peroxiredoxin, with the protein MLDTGDRAYGGKAPHYDLALSSGETVKLKDYAGGWLVLYFYPKDSTPGCTTEGLDFNAHLAKFKKLGATVLGVSRDSVKSHQNFCAKQGFKFDLISDKDETLCNAFGVIKEKSLYGRKYMGVERSTFLIDPKGVIVQSWRPVKVAGHAEAVLAALKDHAAQ; encoded by the coding sequence ATGCTCGACACCGGCGATCGCGCCTACGGCGGCAAAGCCCCCCACTACGACCTGGCCCTGTCCAGCGGCGAAACGGTCAAGCTCAAGGACTACGCCGGCGGCTGGCTGGTGCTGTACTTCTACCCGAAGGACAGCACGCCCGGCTGCACCACCGAGGGGCTCGACTTCAACGCCCACCTGGCCAAGTTCAAGAAACTCGGCGCCACCGTGCTGGGCGTGTCGCGCGACTCGGTCAAGTCGCACCAGAACTTCTGCGCCAAGCAGGGCTTCAAGTTCGACCTGATCAGCGACAAGGACGAAACCTTGTGCAACGCTTTCGGCGTGATCAAGGAAAAATCGCTGTACGGCCGCAAGTACATGGGCGTGGAGCGCAGCACCTTCCTGATCGACCCGAAAGGCGTCATCGTGCAGTCATGGCGTCCGGTGAAAGTCGCCGGGCATGCCGAAGCCGTACTCGCCGCGCTCAAGGACCACGCCGCCCAGTGA
- a CDS encoding alpha/beta hydrolase family protein produces MAEPARIEPRALTGADGHRWSLLCALPARPSASLLWLPALGVAARHYQPFAHALAARGVAVFVHEWRGNGGSSLRASRACDWGYRELLLDDLPLSDAEAAAALPGVPRIVGGHSLGGQMACMRLGLAALAGDPLMPTSLWLAASGAPYWPTWPLPSRLAMPLIYRFLPWLAQVNGTLPGRRIGFGGTEARSLIRDWGRTALSGTYAARGIEADIEAGMAQVRVDARAVRMVEDWLVPRASQDFLLGKLPLARVEAVELGARELGVRADHFAWMKQPDAVVAALLR; encoded by the coding sequence GTGGCTGAGCCGGCGCGGATCGAGCCGCGCGCGCTGACCGGCGCCGACGGCCATCGCTGGTCGCTGCTGTGCGCGCTGCCGGCGCGGCCCAGCGCCAGCCTGCTGTGGCTGCCGGCGCTGGGCGTGGCCGCGCGCCACTACCAGCCCTTCGCGCACGCGCTGGCCGCGCGCGGCGTGGCGGTGTTCGTGCACGAGTGGCGCGGCAACGGCGGCAGCAGCCTGCGCGCCAGCCGCGCCTGCGATTGGGGCTACCGCGAACTGTTGCTCGACGACCTGCCGCTCAGCGACGCCGAAGCCGCCGCCGCGCTGCCGGGCGTGCCCCGCATCGTCGGCGGCCACAGCCTCGGCGGGCAGATGGCGTGCATGCGCCTGGGCCTGGCCGCGCTGGCCGGCGACCCTCTGATGCCCACATCGCTGTGGCTGGCCGCCAGCGGCGCGCCGTATTGGCCGACCTGGCCGCTGCCGAGCCGCCTGGCGATGCCGCTGATCTACCGCTTCCTGCCGTGGCTGGCGCAGGTCAACGGCACCCTGCCCGGCCGCCGCATCGGCTTCGGCGGCACCGAGGCGCGCAGCCTGATCCGCGACTGGGGCCGCACCGCGCTGAGCGGCACGTACGCGGCGCGCGGGATCGAAGCCGACATCGAAGCCGGCATGGCGCAGGTGCGCGTGGACGCGCGCGCGGTGCGCATGGTCGAGGATTGGCTGGTGCCGCGGGCGTCGCAGGATTTCCTGCTCGGCAAGTTGCCGCTGGCGCGGGTCGAAGCCGTCGAACTGGGTGCGCGCGAGCTCGGCGTTCGCGCCGATCATTTCGCCTGGATGAAGCAACCGGATGCGGTAGTCGCCGCATTGCTGCGCTAG
- the folK gene encoding 2-amino-4-hydroxy-6-hydroxymethyldihydropteridine diphosphokinase, with translation MTPTVSAYIGLGSNLGDSAAVLRAAVDALAALPHSRLRRASRLYRTAAWGRTDQPDFLNAVAWLDTALPARELLAAMLGIEREAGRARRADGSDRWGPRTLDLDLLLYGEAVIAETGLQVPHPHLHERAFALAPLVEIAPQASIPGVGPAHEALARIELGGIEVLDEGEGG, from the coding sequence ATGACGCCAACCGTTTCCGCCTACATCGGCCTGGGCAGCAATCTCGGCGACAGCGCCGCGGTGCTGCGCGCGGCCGTGGACGCGCTCGCCGCGCTGCCGCATTCGCGCCTGCGCCGCGCTTCGCGCCTGTATCGCACCGCGGCCTGGGGCCGCACCGACCAGCCGGACTTCCTCAACGCGGTGGCGTGGCTGGACACCGCGCTGCCGGCGCGCGAACTGCTCGCGGCGATGCTCGGGATCGAGCGCGAGGCCGGGCGCGCGCGCCGCGCCGACGGCAGCGACCGCTGGGGGCCGCGCACCCTGGACCTGGACCTGCTGCTGTACGGCGAGGCCGTCATCGCCGAAACCGGGCTGCAGGTGCCGCATCCGCACCTGCACGAGCGCGCCTTCGCGCTGGCGCCGCTGGTGGAGATCGCGCCGCAGGCGTCGATCCCGGGCGTGGGCCCGGCGCACGAGGCCTTGGCGCGGATCGAACTGGGCGGGATCGAGGTCCTGGACGAAGGCGAGGGCGGCTGA
- the dapA gene encoding 4-hydroxy-tetrahydrodipicolinate synthase: MRLTGSITALATPFTASAELDLDAWRTLLAKQLEGGTQAVVVAGSTGEAAALFDAEYDTLLRSAVEFVAGRIPVLAGTGLSNTAKTIELNRRVAALGADAALVVAPPYVRPTQAGLLAHYRAIADDGALPVVLYNVPGRTGCDLLPATVAELAAHPRIVGIKEAVSDPQRMHELLALKSDAFAVLSGDDPTACRAMLAGADGIVSVGSNAMPAAFRRLADLARAGKRGDAEAWDARLRPAYDFLGVEPNPIPVKALLAAQGIGHGLRLPLQTLSPAHADAARQASALAAELEHLSRANLAA, encoded by the coding sequence TTGCGACTTACCGGCAGCATCACCGCGCTGGCGACGCCGTTCACCGCGTCCGCCGAACTCGACCTGGACGCCTGGCGCACGCTGCTGGCGAAACAGCTGGAGGGCGGCACCCAGGCGGTGGTCGTGGCCGGCTCCACCGGCGAGGCGGCGGCGCTGTTCGACGCGGAGTACGACACCCTGCTGCGCAGCGCGGTGGAATTCGTCGCCGGGCGCATCCCGGTGCTGGCCGGCACCGGCCTGTCCAACACCGCCAAGACCATCGAACTGAACCGGCGCGTGGCCGCGCTAGGCGCCGACGCGGCGCTGGTGGTCGCGCCGCCGTACGTGCGCCCGACCCAGGCCGGGCTGCTGGCCCATTACCGCGCGATCGCCGACGACGGCGCGCTGCCGGTGGTGCTTTACAACGTGCCCGGCCGCACCGGCTGCGACCTGCTGCCGGCGACCGTGGCCGAACTGGCCGCGCATCCGCGCATCGTCGGCATCAAGGAAGCGGTGTCCGACCCGCAGCGCATGCACGAATTGCTGGCGCTGAAGTCCGACGCCTTCGCCGTGCTCAGCGGCGACGATCCGACCGCGTGCCGGGCGATGCTGGCCGGCGCCGACGGCATCGTCTCGGTCGGCTCCAACGCCATGCCGGCCGCGTTCCGTCGTCTCGCCGACCTGGCCCGCGCCGGCAAGCGCGGCGACGCCGAAGCCTGGGACGCGCGCCTGCGTCCGGCCTACGATTTCCTCGGCGTCGAGCCGAACCCGATCCCGGTCAAGGCGCTGCTGGCCGCGCAAGGCATCGGCCACGGCCTGCGCCTGCCGTTGCAGACGCTGTCGCCGGCGCACGCCGATGCCGCCCGCCAGGCCAGCGCCCTGGCCGCCGAACTCGAACACCTGAGCCGCGCCAACCTCGCGGCCTGA
- the panB gene encoding 3-methyl-2-oxobutanoate hydroxymethyltransferase, which produces MYTSAPTDATPSEKRKAWTVPMLADAKRDGRKLVMLTAYDASFARTMDAVGTDLVLVGDSLGMVVQGHNSTLPVSAADMAYHTACVARGLSKALLIADLPFASDATAERALDASTALLRAGAAMVKIEGAGHKLDIIRFLVEREIPVCAHLGLTPQSVLRLGGYKLQGRDDATAAKLRADARAVAEAGAALLVLECVPTGLAQAITAEIAIPTIGIGAGPHCDGQVLVLHDLLGVNSGHRRPKFVKDFLAEGGSVAGAFAAYGEAVRSGRFPDASHSYD; this is translated from the coding sequence ATGTACACCTCGGCTCCGACCGATGCCACGCCTTCCGAGAAGCGCAAGGCCTGGACCGTGCCCATGCTCGCCGACGCCAAGCGCGACGGCCGCAAGCTGGTCATGCTGACCGCCTACGACGCCAGTTTCGCCCGCACCATGGACGCCGTCGGCACCGACCTGGTGCTGGTCGGCGATTCGCTCGGCATGGTCGTGCAGGGCCACAACAGCACCTTGCCGGTGAGCGCGGCCGACATGGCCTACCACACCGCCTGCGTCGCCCGCGGCCTGTCCAAGGCGCTGCTGATCGCCGACCTGCCGTTCGCCTCCGACGCCACCGCCGAGCGCGCGCTCGACGCGTCCACCGCGCTGCTGCGTGCGGGCGCGGCGATGGTCAAGATCGAAGGCGCCGGGCACAAGCTCGACATCATCCGTTTCCTGGTCGAACGCGAGATTCCGGTCTGCGCCCACCTCGGCCTGACCCCGCAATCGGTGCTGCGCCTGGGCGGCTACAAGCTGCAGGGCCGCGACGACGCGACCGCGGCCAAGCTGCGCGCCGACGCGCGCGCGGTCGCCGAGGCCGGCGCGGCGCTGCTGGTGCTGGAATGCGTGCCGACCGGGCTGGCCCAGGCGATCACCGCCGAGATCGCGATTCCGACCATCGGCATCGGCGCCGGCCCGCATTGCGACGGCCAGGTGCTGGTGCTGCACGACCTGCTCGGGGTCAACTCCGGCCACCGCCGGCCGAAGTTCGTCAAGGACTTCCTGGCCGAAGGCGGCTCGGTCGCCGGCGCCTTCGCCGCCTACGGCGAGGCGGTGCGCAGCGGCCGTTTCCCCGACGCCTCGCATTCCTACGACTGA
- the panC gene encoding pantoate--beta-alanine ligase: MLTVDQLGALRSTLQAWRASGHRVAFVPTMGNLHEGHHSLIRLARERADRVVASVFVNPTQFGPNEDFGRYPRTPEADADGLRAAGCDLLWRPSVETMYPYGAQRTVRIAVPDVTETLEGAHRPGHFDGVATVVARLFNQVRPDVAVFGRKDYQQLAVIRYLVRDLAFPIELVAAPTRRDADGLALSSRNQYLSEDERARAPQIHRTLQWIREAVQAGQGREAVEAEAARRLTDAGFEVDYAVLRRPDLSLPEAGDAGDGERVALVAARLGRTRLIDNLEFVA, from the coding sequence ATGCTGACCGTCGATCAACTGGGCGCGCTGCGTTCCACCCTGCAGGCCTGGCGCGCGTCCGGCCACCGCGTCGCCTTCGTCCCGACCATGGGCAACCTGCACGAAGGCCACCATTCGCTGATCCGGCTCGCGCGCGAGCGCGCCGACCGGGTGGTGGCGAGCGTGTTCGTCAACCCGACCCAGTTCGGCCCGAACGAGGACTTCGGCCGCTATCCGCGCACCCCCGAGGCCGACGCCGACGGCCTGCGCGCGGCCGGTTGCGACCTGCTGTGGCGGCCGTCGGTGGAGACCATGTATCCCTACGGCGCGCAGCGCACCGTGCGCATCGCCGTGCCGGACGTGACCGAAACCCTGGAGGGCGCCCATCGCCCGGGCCACTTCGACGGCGTCGCCACGGTGGTGGCGCGGCTGTTCAACCAGGTCCGCCCGGACGTGGCCGTGTTCGGCCGCAAGGACTACCAACAGCTGGCGGTGATCCGCTACCTGGTCCGCGACCTGGCGTTCCCGATCGAACTGGTCGCCGCGCCGACCCGGCGCGACGCCGACGGCCTGGCGCTGAGCTCGCGCAACCAGTACCTGTCCGAGGACGAGCGCGCGCGCGCGCCGCAGATCCACCGCACCCTGCAATGGATCCGCGAGGCGGTCCAGGCCGGGCAGGGGCGCGAGGCCGTCGAGGCCGAAGCCGCGCGCCGGCTCACGGATGCGGGCTTCGAGGTCGACTACGCTGTGCTGCGCCGGCCGGACCTGAGCCTGCCCGAGGCCGGCGATGCCGGCGACGGCGAACGCGTGGCCCTGGTCGCCGCCCGGCTCGGCCGCACCCGGCTGATCGACAACCTCGAATTCGTTGCCTGA
- the thiD gene encoding bifunctional hydroxymethylpyrimidine kinase/phosphomethylpyrimidine kinase, with protein MSATPRTAAIVSALTIAGSDSGGGAGIQADLKTFAAHRVHGLSALAALTAQHTRGVTAVHVPDVGFLRAQIDACFDDFEVRAVKLGMLATADVIHAVADTLEQHKPRWLVLDPVMVATSGARLLEPSALDALRTRLLPLASVVTPNLPEAELLIGAPIADRDAMRAALDGLFALGARAVLLKGGHLPGDGDVVDLFAVPGAPPREIAHPRLQVDAHGTGCTLASAVAANLCLGRSLEDASIAAADYVHLALRQGYKPGRGEVLVLDHFGAAPRG; from the coding sequence ATGAGCGCTACTCCCCGCACCGCCGCCATCGTTTCCGCCCTGACCATCGCCGGCTCCGACTCCGGCGGCGGCGCCGGCATCCAGGCCGACCTCAAGACCTTCGCCGCGCACCGCGTGCACGGCCTCAGCGCGCTGGCGGCGCTGACCGCGCAGCACACCCGCGGGGTGACCGCGGTGCACGTGCCCGACGTCGGTTTCCTGCGCGCACAGATCGACGCCTGCTTCGACGACTTCGAGGTGCGCGCGGTCAAGCTCGGCATGCTCGCCACCGCCGACGTCATCCACGCCGTGGCCGACACGCTGGAACAGCACAAGCCGCGCTGGCTGGTGCTCGATCCGGTGATGGTCGCCACCTCCGGCGCGCGCCTGCTCGAACCCTCGGCGCTGGACGCGCTGCGCACGCGGCTGCTGCCGCTGGCCAGCGTGGTCACGCCGAACCTGCCCGAAGCCGAACTGCTGATCGGCGCGCCGATCGCCGACCGCGACGCCATGCGCGCCGCGCTCGACGGCCTGTTCGCGCTCGGCGCGCGCGCGGTCCTGCTCAAGGGCGGCCACCTGCCCGGCGACGGCGACGTGGTCGACCTGTTCGCCGTGCCCGGCGCCCCACCGCGCGAGATCGCCCATCCGCGCCTGCAAGTCGACGCGCACGGCACCGGCTGCACGCTGGCCTCGGCGGTCGCCGCGAATCTGTGCCTGGGCCGTTCGCTCGAAGACGCCAGCATCGCCGCGGCCGACTACGTCCACCTCGCGCTGCGCCAGGGCTACAAACCCGGCCGCGGCGAAGTGCTGGTGCTCGATCATTTCGGCGCCGCGCCGCGTGGCTGA
- the pcnB gene encoding polynucleotide adenylyltransferase PcnB: MQADNISSHIQTSLRVIPRDQHNVSRKDISPNALRVLYRLRDSGFGAYLVGGAVRDILVGGHPKDFDVATDATPEQVKGLFRNCRLIGRRFRLAHVVYGREIIEVATFRANIDDGSGDRETDDGGRLLRDNVYGSIEDDAVRRDFTANALYYAVEDFSVRDYVGGFEDVQNRLMRLIGDPETRYREDPVRMLRAVRLAAKLGFEIERDTAAPIPKLAPLLAEAAPARLFEECLKLFLSGHAVESFLGLERYGLLPALLPESAAALKSNRSGALRRMVLEGLKGTDARVAADEPVSPAFLFALLLWPAYCRDLMGLQAQGVHTAEAQRRAADRVTLHQLATIALPRRFSLPMQEIWLLQSRFQQRQRKRVFRLLSHPRFRAAFDFLSLRTAASDEHSADVEFWREAQQHPNESLAQHEAQHERAGEEGGGDEEGGDGHAPRKRRRRRRGAPAGGAAE; this comes from the coding sequence ATGCAAGCCGACAACATCTCATCCCATATCCAAACCTCGCTGCGGGTGATCCCGCGCGACCAGCACAACGTCTCGCGCAAGGACATCAGCCCCAATGCGTTGCGGGTGCTGTACCGATTGCGCGACAGCGGCTTCGGCGCCTACCTGGTCGGCGGCGCGGTCCGCGACATCCTGGTCGGCGGCCATCCCAAGGACTTCGACGTGGCCACCGACGCCACGCCCGAGCAGGTCAAGGGGCTGTTCCGCAACTGCCGCCTGATCGGCCGGCGCTTCCGCCTGGCCCACGTGGTCTACGGCCGCGAGATCATCGAAGTGGCGACGTTCCGCGCCAACATCGACGACGGCAGCGGCGACCGCGAGACCGACGACGGCGGCCGGCTGCTGCGCGACAACGTCTACGGCAGCATCGAGGACGACGCGGTGCGCCGCGACTTCACCGCCAACGCCTTGTATTACGCGGTCGAGGACTTCTCGGTGCGCGACTACGTCGGCGGCTTCGAGGACGTGCAGAACCGGCTGATGCGCCTGATCGGCGATCCGGAAACGCGCTACCGCGAAGACCCGGTGCGGATGCTGCGCGCGGTGCGCCTGGCGGCCAAGCTCGGCTTCGAGATCGAGCGCGACACCGCCGCGCCGATTCCGAAACTGGCGCCGCTGCTGGCCGAGGCCGCGCCGGCGCGGCTGTTCGAGGAATGCCTGAAGCTGTTCCTGTCCGGCCACGCGGTCGAGAGCTTCCTCGGCCTGGAGCGCTACGGCCTGCTGCCGGCGCTGCTGCCGGAAAGCGCCGCGGCGCTGAAGTCCAACCGCAGCGGCGCGCTGCGGCGGATGGTGCTGGAAGGGCTCAAGGGCACCGACGCGCGCGTCGCCGCGGACGAGCCGGTATCGCCGGCGTTCCTGTTCGCGCTGTTGCTGTGGCCGGCGTATTGCCGCGACCTGATGGGCCTGCAGGCGCAGGGCGTGCATACCGCCGAAGCGCAGCGCCGCGCGGCCGACCGGGTCACCTTGCACCAGCTCGCCACGATCGCGCTGCCGCGCCGGTTCTCGCTGCCGATGCAGGAGATCTGGCTGTTGCAGTCGCGGTTCCAGCAGCGCCAGCGCAAGCGCGTGTTCCGGCTGCTGTCGCACCCGCGCTTCCGCGCGGCGTTCGACTTCTTGAGCCTGCGCACGGCCGCCTCGGACGAGCATTCGGCCGATGTCGAGTTCTGGCGCGAGGCGCAGCAGCACCCGAACGAATCGCTGGCCCAGCACGAAGCGCAGCACGAGCGCGCGGGCGAGGAAGGCGGCGGCGACGAGGAGGGCGGCGACGGCCACGCGCCGCGCAAGCGCCGCCGGCGCCGTCGCGGCGCGCCGGCGGGCGGCGCCGCGGAGTAA